GTTATCCACATATGCAGCATGGCCCAGACCCTCCTGGCCACCCTAATTAGTTCCCTACAGCTGGGACAAGTCAAACATTATtcacttaaataaaataaataatttttcaCAACCAATGCCTTGCTTTGGTTTCCTTTTTCCCCAGGGATGCTTCTTATTAATCAGCATGACCACAAATGAGCCAGTGTAAGCCATCTGCCTGCTTCTCATTCGAGTCCTGGCACGAGTACAAATCCTCAACAAAAAAGGTTAAAACATtgtgcaaagagaaagaaaacacacattgtgaAGACAGTAATAGAAAGTAAAACAGAGGTCATTCAGAGCAAATTAACCTCAGCCGACAGTCGCCTCTAAACGTACTCTGTGGTGTACGGACACAACAGCAACTGACACACAAGTGATAAACTGCTGGCGCCATTTTAACCACCACAGACTGAGGTCATACATTTGTTATTTGATGCTCAAAGTTGCTGTCAGACATTGGAACTCAAAGCAATTATGAATAGTTCTGCATTGTTTGAAATCGCAGATTGATGCCAAGGAACTTTGTTCCAATAGCTGGTGTTTTTTAACCAGTGCAAAGCCTTAAATAGTCATTTAATGAACCATTTACCTGTGAAGTACTACATCGATCCATTGTCCGTGCTTCTCTTAGCAGCCACTCGGCAACTGGTTGAGCACACATGGGTTTAACATATTATTAGGGTGAAGGCCTTTTCATATAACTCAATATGGAATTCAAGATTTGTAAAATCTAGAACAACTAAACTCCCCATATATAATTCATGACGTCATCATTACAGACGGATATATTTTACTCCTGTCAGGAAGGAGCACACGAGGACTGACTGATGGAGACACTGAGCGACAGGTAGACTACGGCCAGGGGCCACGCAACGTCTCACACGTAGGAGCGCTCGGCTCTCAATGGGCCTCCGTCACTCCACCCTCTTCCAACAGTGTGTTCACGAAACCTCAACATGCTAAAATACTGACGACACTGCAGACCGGGGTCTGACTGTGCAGCGCAGTGTGTTAAACCGGCTCGCACTTTAGAGCCACACCTGCGGACTTAACCatgacttggggggggggatcttaaCTCTGAACACACGGAGGAGTATGCGGTGCGTACAGGATTCACTTTTTAGCGTTTGCTGTCAGCGAAAGACGTTGTAATGCTGCATCATGCTGTTGAATCTGTGTCAGGACTTGGTGGTTTCGAGATATTGTCCATTCCATTTTTGCAAAAAGGCACTTTGTACACGCTGTAATCCTTCACCGGGACCTCTCTAAACACACAAACCGACACCGGGGTGAAACAGAAACGTGCGCTGGTATGTTTGGTATGTGAACTATGAGCGAGGGTTGTGTCAAGTCATTCAGCAGCCCGTCACTGGAGAGACCTGCTCACCCACCTTCACCGTTTACAAGCTGATGCCCTGAAACACGAGACTCCCTGCAGGTTTTGTTCAAACGGGGATGAAATGAGGCCAATTTCATTAGTGAATGCTAGAAAGCACCCAGAGAGCCCAGTCGTCCACAGTGGATGCGTTTCATCACAAAAGGCGCATTATGTTGCTGCTCGGACGCGTTTCTGAAACTTTGAAGCTCAGGGATGGGGATATTTGTACAGTCACTTGGGAAATACCCGAGCAAATGTTAGCCAAAAACACAAtaggtgtgtgtccatgtgtgtgtctgcgtgtctgtGAAGACGAGGGGCTTAGGAGAAGGTGACagaaatgtgtgggtgtgtacatttggtttaattttaaCCATCATCAATTCAACAGGTTAACGGTTTGTAAACATGCTGTCATTAGCTAGTACGCAGTAAACACAATGTGCAGCTGAGGGGCCCTGCAGGCATTCGGTTACAAACCAAAGTGACGCATTCAAATGGTGACCAGATGGGGTTCTCTCCTTTAACCCGTCTCCCAGGTTGCAACTCATTTGGCTTCCGAGTGTGTTCGGAAAAATCATTTTGTTGCGCTGTGGAGTCATTTTTGAGTCGTTCagtgcactttaaaaaaaaaaaaaaaggagctggtGGGTTTCTTGCAGATAGTCAGGGATTTGCTCCGTGCCTTGTTTGCCGCGATGTTACATAAGAGACACGAGACAGAGGGGGAATACAGAGCTGCGCTTGAAAAGGACTCCCAACTGGTGCAGAGGAGCTCCATCAGATGGGCGTGGCCTTGTGGGAGCTTTACTGAACTTATCTGGCCATTAAGAACATTTAGGAGCTGCAGAGCCTGTTTGACGCTCCCAGGCCATCATACCTGGCTAATGAGGGGAAAGAACGTCAAGGTGTTGATGCCCAGCCCACGATCAAACAAGCCAAATTACACATGTGAACTGaacaatggagaaaaaaaagctccatctGCACTGAGCTCCAAGCACAAAAAGATGTCCGATAAGAAACTGCATTCAACACCGGAAAACTGTCTGCATCTTCACACTCTTTGGACCATTACACTTTACATTAAGAGGACGTCTCAGAAAACAAGAGCGAGAGGAGAATCAGCCTGTGTGCTAAAGGCTGTGATCTTATCTTAGTGTTTAATACGGATACATAAGTACAAGGTTTCAAGGTTgaattagcagcagcagcagagttgCAGTATTTGCATTGTGTTCAGTGGACACTGGGACAGATTGAGTAAACAACAGGTGGGTTTAAAGCAGagcctcagcagcagcttcctctcTTTGTGGAGAGCCGTGAATTGAGATCTATAACCGGGTGGTGGGTTGGGGCGGAGGGGGCTTCCACAGTCTCTCAGCTCCTCGGGAATATCTGAGGGATTGTGTAATGGCAGCTGGGGTGACATAGCATGAAAATCTGCAGCCTGACGGCGAAACCAAACAATCTCCACCAATGACCTCAGCCTGCGTTGGTGAACTCTACGCTACAATCATGTGTTCTGACAGGAAGGAATCCGCCTCACAGAGCTGGGAGGACGGTCTCTGGGACCATGTGGGAAAGAAACGGCTTTACATCGCTAGGGAGTCCCTTCCAGCAGACTCAAACACCACTAGTGTTTGCAAAGTAACACATCGCATCTTAAGTGGAAATGTGTTGGCCTTTTCAGGCCCGAGCGCTGCTTTCATTAGACAGCAACAGGACACCTACTTCAGTTACAGTCCCGCGGTGCCGTTTTTCTAGTGGCTCCTCttcgtctctctctttttttcacagggGAGAGCAACACGGAACCTAAACATGTACCACaactattacacacacacacacacaatgttttgaTTCACGTCAATATGGTTGGTGCCAGCAGAGCGTTTGTCTGCTTTATGGTCGACGCGCCGTAAAGACGGTCCgtcgaggaggaagaagaagtgcATCAATGCTTTGGCGGCCGCAAAGGCACCGGCAGCTTGTCGATGTCTCCTGGTCCAACTCCAACGCGACATGAGTCGCGGTGAGACGAGCAGTGGTTTAGGGAAACGGTTCAAACTATTGAGTCATGCAAAAACTCCTCAGAGCAGACACAGATCTCGTGTCCCGTGTGAGCTCCTCCGTTTCTCCTTCTTTGTAAAACCCGTGGCGGATAAACAAAGAGTCACCGCTCTGCCAGATGACTGCCACAATGAAGCATCGTCTCTACCCGTGATTTTACCTTTTCTGAGGACACAAAATGTCCACGGTGTCTCATGAACTCTGCTGCGAGGTTTTAATGtggaaaaatatcaaaatatccaCAAAGCACGTACACATGTTGGAGCAATTAGTGAAATGTGGCCTCCACAACCTCATCTCAACTTATTTAAAGTGGGTGTTCCAGATCCGATTTCAAGCACGAGTCCTCCCCCGACTGCaaagcctctttctctcctcgcaTCTTTGCAACAAGACTCGACAGCTGCTCGGTCTTAATTAGATACGTTGCACGGGCCATCGTACAAGCGCATATAATGTCCAAGTACCACCAGATTGAGTTAGAAATTACAGGACAAATGTTTGGAGTCACATCCAACCCAACCCAGTAAATATTCAACAAACACTCCCATAGCCACAcatacactccccccccccccacacccacacccacacgtCACTGCTGCTGACTGAGAGAGGATCGCTTCCACAACGACAAATGGATGCAGTGTGTCCCCGCTATGAGGTCGCCCTCCGCTCGGCCAGGAAAGACTGACGAGGGGAACCAGAGGCTCAAGATTTAATTTTCAATATACGATACCCCGTAACCTAGGCAACAGCCGTTCACAGATTATTTGTCTATTCTGGAGGACCAGGTTATTCAGTGTTTAACTAACAAACAGTTTAGTCTGTTCCCTTTTGTTTATGCCTTGAcctttttcctattttttcccccccatacTTTTCACCTTTACTTTGTTTATTCACAACAATGTTTTTCACTGAGCGGTGACCCCGCCTGTTGTTCGTATGACACAAGGAGCCAAAAAAGGCTTCGATCCGGCAACACAGGGTTTTCGAGAATTTGTGATGAAGCACCAGAACACTCTTTCTgatcattgttaaaaaaaatttttttaaaagacagttCCAGCTGTTTGATATTGAAACTTAGTCTTCCTCTGGATGTCACTGCATGTCACACACAGTCGATCCACTCTTTAATGAGGGCAGAGGAGCTGATCTGAACTTTACAGAGTAATGTGAATAAACTCACATGGAACATTGACACCTGTAAAGTACATGAATGCCTCCAGTCAGCTGGTCACTGGTGGGAACCTGCAGGCTGTCTTGTCCTCTCTTTGTTATGCCAACATGTTCAATGGAAACTGACGCAGCataaaaaaaagggcaaagaGTTGCATCAACAACTATGCAGAATTCTTTTGTGACGGAGAGAAAATGGATATTTGAAGAGGTTTTCAATGTTTCCATAGTTGAAGCCTTAATCGGTCATAAGTTTGTTTGGAACAAACATGGAACATGGAACAAAGCTGCCGCTGTTTTCCATTTGTTAAAGTAGGAAATTGGTTATGGGTGAGAAAAGTTGCTTGGTGATGCAGCTCAAAAAGAATGTTCATCATCTCAATTGCAAGCAACTTACTCTGCTCAAACATTTTGAACAGTCGAGTGACCTGATTCGTGGATGTTGGCACACTGCAGCATTGCTTCACGAGCAACGCTCACAATCCACGCCTCGCTATCAGACTCTGTCATTCCAAAACAATGACAACAAACAAGGCACCCTGCACATATCCACCGGACACACCCAACAGCAGAGGACACACGAGACTGGGAGGGAAACAGGGCTTGGACCTCTTTACcatctcacttttcttttccccttGCAGGACTGGAAAGGCAGGAGGGACCTGATCCGCCCTTCGATAAGAATACTGTGAACTGGAGTTTATCAGGAGTCATTTCTGTGGAAACCTACACGACTGGATGTTCTTCATGGGAAATTGATTACTTGTTTGTTTCAACACAACGTCTCAGCTGAGCAACATCGACCTGAGTGGGACTCCGAGAATCCGACCAATCGGGAGCGAAGATGAGATTCCCGTAGCGCTTCTTTGATTGATTTGCCCCTTTCCGCTCGTCAGTAGCAGCCAGACACGAGGCTTCACTGGAACACAGAGGTTAACAAGTGGAAGTTTTCCCCCCACGTAGAGATCCACGCAGATTGTGTGTTGAAGGAAACGCGGTGCGTCCTCGACGCGTCGCTCCAAACGCGCTCCAACCCGTAGATGTTTGTATGGTCATTTATTATACCTATCAAATacatatagaatatatattaaTTCACCTTTTATGTAGTTGGATTTGGTGTCATCCAACAGACTGGACGCGGAGTTCCCCAtggcgctgctgctgggagCGGATCCACAGGTTACGGTTCAGTCCTCAGGTAGCCTACTAACACCGGCTCATCGatgtgcagcagcagggagagggagagggaggaagaacacgccctcttcctcctcctttttcctccaaACACTGTGCCATTCGGTGACGCGCAGTGCTCACTTGTTCTCTCCTGGTCGTCACCCATGATGCTCCGCAGGCTCAGCTGCTCTGATTACGCAATGCAGCCGCGATCCAACGACGCACGGATTTGACTTCTCTATTGGATCAAATCGAATAACATGGATCGCGAGGGTGATTCATTCTGACAGAATACCAATGTGTGCCCTGAGATGGGCTACTTCTAGTATCAATGAGTCATCTTTTTGCAGTAGTGGAAAGTGTTTTACTGGTGCACATGTAATGTTACATCTAAGAAAATGTTGCTTTTCATTTGCTACATTTATTTCACATAAGTTAGTTACTTAGTGAGATTGTCTAATGAGCCTAAATTATGATTATAATCAGAGAATATAAAATGTTATTCAGACAGTCTCAATCATGAGCACTACCTTTTGGTACATAAAGTATATGTTGTTGCTCCTGTGAGGCTCAAAACCAACAGTCCAGTATCACCCGTGGCAACAGGGAAGGAACCAATGAAAATCAACCGTAATGCAGCTTCAACAGAGAAACGTTGACACTTTTATTTACCTGGATTTATCTTTCTATATTGCTTTCTGCTATATCTTTGGTTAAATCCTTGTTTGCCCAGTTGCCATACAAATAAACCTGCTTTGCATTATGTCTGTTTTGGAATCGATTTGACTTAATTGTGTCTTAGTGTGCTATTAAAACCATATCTCTGACTTGGATTAGTGAAGTACTCTCCTcaaagtgtgtttgttctgGTCCTATTTGTACAACTAGAACTGTTTAAAAGTCTTACAAATGCATCTGTATGTTGTTGACTGTCTGAAGAATTGCAAGAAATCCACATAGGCAGACAAATTTATtttggattaaaaagaaaagggagaaaaaatatgtgattaaaaaccccacataaaaaaacagattttaaagAGAAGgctaaaataaatatatcattTGGGCTCATTTGTGCAGCAGGATCAGCTTGGCAGTTTTAATAAAGTTTTGGTTTGATTACATCAGATTACTACTTGGTTTTAGTATATGCACGTCCACATAGTGTGCAGGAGTTGGCTTTGTTTTGTACATCAGTGCACGCAGAACTTTTAGTTTAGGGCTATAGAAACGGTCCGAGTCGAGTAGCAAGACGAGCAGATCTGTATCATTTATCCACGGCATGATGAACCAAAGCTCCTTCCTGCTGGTTTCTCTCAAGCGATCTTCTCTGTGCTCACACTCGTCTGCGTGGCCGGGACATTCGTGTAGGTGGGGACGCTGTACTTGGTGAGGACAGTCTTAAACTGCTCCAGCGTGGCGTCAGTTCGAACCCCGGTCGGGTCGAAGTGAGTCCTACTCACCCTGAAGCCGGCCTCCGTTAGGTACTGAAGAAACTTGTTCAACCTGTGAAGATAAAAAGATTGAATAATAACCAACGATATTTGTTTATctctctgacttcctgtccccaGCTCCCAGCTCCAACCCCATCGGTTCCTTCTGAAAACAGCTGGTCAGTATAGTTTTAATCAAACAGATGGAAGCAGTACAGCTGTTGGTGACTGTAAAACATCTAAGGTTATAGGTCACTTACTTGGGCATGTTCATGCCTCTGATGCTGTGGCGGTGGATGCTGTAGTAGAAGGGCGGGTGATCCAGAGACCCATCAGACTTAATCTTTTTCACTACATTCCCCAACTCTTCTCCAGATTTCCTCTTAACTgcggaaagaagaaaaatcatcTCAGAGTTGAAAACTCTTAACAGGGGTGGATCCATGTAAACTGATCGGACTGTGTTTCTTGCTCACTTTGTTGTAACCCTCATagcgaaaaaaacaaacaaatgtaatgcTGAATCCAACTGGTTCACGTTAGAATGACCCTGTGAGTGACCCACCAGACAGCTCAGCAGCACCCGACTCCCCCCCGCTCTGTAAGGTCTTGATAACGACTCCGCACTCCactgcagagaaagacacacagtgTTCTGTTAGCGACGCGGCGCCCTTATACAAACCGCCAGCCGGGGCCGTTCCAGACGAGAGGTGCGACTGCTTCACCCTGGTTGGTGAGAGCGGACGGCCCGTGGACTAAAGACTTGAGGGTGGTGCAGTCGGACTCGCAGATGAGGTTTTTGACGAGCGTCTGGATGTCGTCCATGCTGTGCTGCACTGCCGCCGACAGCATCCTCCTCAGGAAGCCCGTGTTAAACAAAGGACCAGACCTGGACACGCACAACCGTTGACAAGTTCTTTCACTTACATGAAAAATGTTTCAAcagaaataaatttaaaaaaagaagtctaGCTTTAGTCTAGCTCGTTATTGTGCACTCGTGTTGCTAAGGCTCCAATTTCTTTACCAGTAAGCAGTGGTTCTTATTCAACCTCTGCTCAGAGGGATCTTTGTCCCGTACTGCCCGTTCAATTGTCACTCTGGTTGAACCACTGTACAGAGTTTTGTTCTCCGTGTACCAAACACACCCTGCATAGAAAATCCATTTGTAAAGAGGACTCTCTGCAAACTAACGGCACGAAAGCCCATTCAAACACGGAGCAGTCCTCTCAGTCATCAGACCGGATTCGAGATGTAGTATTTTAGTGGCTTTTCTTACAGCTCAGGGAGGcacatgtgtctgtctgtgactGATGCTGCTGTGAGCGGGGGGTGCTGGGCGGGATGGGGAGGGGGCAGGGTTAAGGTTTACCATAACGGTCCGAGTTGCACTGCTGTCTTTCCCGGCAGACTTCCGTGACAGTTACAGGGCAGCGTCTCTGGAGAAAGTGCAAGAAAGGACATGATTTACTTTCTATATCGACTGCAGCTTCTTGTACTCAAAACAACAGCAGGACGAAAAGCACATTGACCACAGCCAATAGTTGCATTACGTATTTTGGCCAACAGTGAGCTACTGTACCGACAACAGCCACAGACAGCTGTCTTTATAGCCGGTGAGGAAGCCAGGAACCTTTCACAGTCTGGAAAGACAATAGGTTAACAGTTATATCTATAATCATGGGGATTGAGAAATTAAATTGAAGGATTCGCCCGGGTACTTATTGAGACGTTTTGGGTGTCGACCGGACGTTCTCATGCATTTAGCTCTTTCTGCGGCTCCCTACTTCCTAGTTGTGGCTCATCATTTTAAGAATTTACagcaaaacaggaagtgaacacacTAGTCATGTCGATTTTCTTGACACATCGTAAAGTTTACCACCAAAAATTCAAAATAACCACACCAAGCGGTTCATGGTCAGCTGGTGAAAAAGTGTAATCTGAAAGCAACTCAAGCCAAATGTAGTGCAGCAAAAAGACTTCCTTCTGAGATGTCGTCAAGTCACATGGAAATAACCAAGTAAAAGTACATGGAAGATGTACATTCAAACACCAGCACTCTACAGCAGACAGCTCCGTGAATCAACTCACCGTCCACCATGTTTCCCAGCTTGAGGAAGACTCTCTCCTCACACCACTGACAGTGGACCAGTTTCCGCAACTTCTTGGCCGTCTCGTCGGCCTGCGTGGGACCTCTGAGGACTCTCACCACCACCAGGACAAAGTGCTCCAACGCCACCGCCAGCAGCACCTCGATGCCTTTGTTACAGCGAGCCGCCGCTCTACAACAGACGGCGAGGATTACACTTGCACTCCCAGCAGGGGACCCACGGCCCGCGTCAAGGTCCTACCTGGCCATCGTGGCCACCACCATGCGTGCGGCCAGCTCTCTGTAGTACTCGGTGCGCACGATGTGACAGCCGTAGTGACGCAGGGTGACGTTGGGAGACTTGGAGTACAAGGAGCCCGTGTCTGTGGACGTCACAGAGATGATGCCCAGGTTCCGGACGTTTCTGAAGGCGGCGTCCAGGTAGGTTACCGCCGTCCCGAACGGATCCAAGTGGCTAAAAGATCGGAGAGAGATACAGTGACGGGTGCATTTCCCAACGGCAAATATTGAGGAAGCATTACTTTCTTTTTATTCGGCagaatttagaaaaacaaacttgggCCTCCAGGCTCAATCCCTTTAGTAGACAAGAAGAGGGAAAACACTCAATAATAACCCCTGAAGACGAGAGGGTTGATTGGTCAGGTTGACTGTCTCAGCATGTGATTTGTTCCGATCCCAACCCTGATCAAACCCTCCACCCTTACATGTAGTCAAAGGGCCACAGGTGCATAGTGACGTTGGCGTCCATCTTGACGACCTCCACCGTGGCGATGGGCGCTCCCTCGGCTTCGCTGCCGACCCCGTCGGGGCCCCGGGGGCCTCGCGAGCCACGCGGGCCTCCGTCCACCCGGATGTGATTGAGCTCGCAGTTCTCTTTGATCATTTTGATGCACGTGTCGCTGATATCCGTGATGGTGACTTTGACGGCGTTGCGAAGGTGCTTCGCCCACTGGAGGCCCATAATCCCTGAGGGAGGGGAGACGAGCAGCAGAGGTTCAACGACTGGGAGAATTCTATCAACAAAtactattataataatatttcttAATATAGTTATCGAGgtaaatttatattttaaatcgATTCCTATCTTTCAGTGATTGTTTCCTTGTCTTTGCTAAGTTTATTATGATGATTATGCAACATGACGTCCTTTCATattaaaaattagaatatcgtgcaaaagctcattacttcaacttaaaaagtgaaactaatatatagccataatcatcaatattatatcaaataaaggcttgaaatatctcactttgcatgtaatgagtgtATATAttagcttttgcacgatattctaatttttcgagtttcccCTGTATGCTATTTTGTCATAAAAAGCAGCATATCGTAGTTCACTAACTACACACAATAAGATGTTCTGTGGTTCTAACCTGTGAACCTCTGTATTTTTTAACgctgttttattatttcctcAGAACTTTACAGTCCCACCTGTGGCTCCAAAAGCGTCCAGACACTCGAGCGGGTTTCTCTCTTCGGCCAAAACTGCCAGCGAACAGAACACCAGCTGCCTGAAACACACAGTAATGGATGCTCATAAACACAGCTCACATCAAGCTGCACGAGGACTTTGTCGTGTGTGCGTGCCGACCTGTTGGTCTTCATCTTGCGGTTGAAGTAAGTGTCGCTCTTCTGCGGGGTGGTGTGGTTCGGGAGGAGCTGGACGTTAGTTCCCAGTTCTTTCATGATTTCGTAAGCTTGACCGGACGGCGCTGTAGAACACGTTGACCAcgtcaaatgaatgcaaaaagaTCTTGGTGCTCTATGCACACAGCAAGGATCAAAGAATCTCTGGGGACTGAGCTACTCAACGTGGGGCCAGggctgagagagaaggagatctAAAGACGTTTAGATCTCCTTCTAAAGACGAGCAAGAGGGAGACACACTGCTGATGATAGTCTCTTATACGATGGAAGCTTTTGGCCACGACACACATTTACTCAAAGTAAACATATTTGTTTGCATGTATTAAGATAAACCAGAAGTTTGGTGtgtggcaaaccagggggaggaaCCAAGCACCGGGGGCGGAGCGGGGAGATGAAGACCGGTGGAACGAGAGACCGGGGAGCCCAGACCTCTGAGCAGAGGTAACAATCAGGACCCACCGCTCTGCCCCTAACAGGACGAAGAAGCTGGCGCCACGTTGGAGAAAACGGGGGGGACACTAGTTATTTCTGTTGGGAGTCGGCCTAGAGAGCCGGAGTTTTGCcctttgttattaaaaggaccctttttgtttgcaattaCTGCCTCTGAGCCTCTTGTTTTATGCCTGAATCtggcctcacccccccccccccccgggttacCACAGGTGGTTCCAATGATTTGAGCCTGTTCTGCGGGGGGGCTTCTTACCCGGCTCCTCGAACGGGACGTCCGGGCTGCCGCAGTAGCTGGCTTCGGTCTCTCCTTTGTTGACGTGTCTCTTCAGGTGGCTGATCATGTCCGTCTTGCGGGCGATGGTCACAGAGCACACCACACAGTGGTAGTGGGCCACGTGTCTCCCAGAGGCCTGGACGCAAAACATCAGTAAAATAGTTAAAAATGGGGATGAAAGAAGAAATGAGTGTGTTCACGCTGTgacggcggtgatgacgagcggagcatctcaactctgattggctttcgcGACAGCGTCAGGCGAATTTTTTGCCTcaaagtttaaatatttcaactttgaggcaaaaatgcaatttatttgCTTCCCTCCTTTGTGTCAAACGTGCTGCATCTTTGCATCATTCGCACCGCCCGTTTAAAATTCGCCTCCGACgcgtctgtgcattgactttgcatgagATCTAGGGTTGTTGCTCTTGTATTAtgtgagtgaatgaatgtgtggaGCTGGTTAGGCATCATAAAAAACCTTCTGTTCAAAGCGATGTGTGCAGGGAACTTTTAGCCAAAAAACTAAACTCACCAAAGTGTCGGCTCAGTTTTCCTActtacatgtttgtttgtttttactaaACTCACAGGATCCATACAATGAAGCGCCACTGCAGCAAAACCAGATTTACGCTTGCAAAAAGTTTGGGGAAAGTATTAAGTGATCGTCGGGAATGAGTCCATCTGTGGTGTGGTCATTTGAAGACTCGGCATTTCTATTGTTAAAAAAGAACTAGATCTGCAGACGGTTTGTGTGTCTTATTTCTCACCTGATCTCCGTTGAGGCCGGGCTTCAGGTTTCTGCAGGGCAGGTGACAGATGCACATCCTCTGACCTGTTAAAAGTCAAGGGTCAGGTGTCAGCGATACTTAATTACGATTGGATGATTTACTGATACCAAGATAGCACATGTCACGTTCACACACATCTTATGTCTCTGGAGTGATCGTCTTTTAACTTTGCTTTGTTTACTTTTTCCGACCACAGAGACCTGTGCAGacacttttcaaaatgaaaaattgaCTGGCCTCTACCGAGCACTGACCTCAACCGCATCCAATATCTCTGGGAGGAACCGGTACACAGAGAGTGATCCAAACCGCATTACATTCCTACCTTCAAACTCCACATAGACTTTCCAGTGGAGGTTCTGCAGGTGTCGGCGGAGCTTATGGCTGTAGCAGGCTTTAAACTTCTCCTCGGGACACAGAGGACACGACTTGCGCCCCGctgatgaatgaaaacacaagatCAATCAGCAGGGCTGCTTGAactataaatgtaaaaaataccTCAATTTTCCAAAACTATACATTTGACTTTGGTTTATAgatgatgtaaaaaaagaaagaaaacactgaaaagTAAAATTAGGGGGATTTATGCAAAAAGAATACACTTTAAAAAGTCCACATATCACCCGTTTCTTTAATAAAAGATACGACTAACAGGGAAACAGAGGGAGGATGAAGATTTACTGCAGAACTGAACTTACCACCATTCAGGTCGACGAGCACCTCGAGTCCCTCCAATTTAGTTTGGATGGAGATGTGTCGCTCTGTTTGTAGACAAGGACAATACTTTAGAAAACCTCTATGACA
This is a stretch of genomic DNA from Pungitius pungitius chromosome 7, fPunPun2.1, whole genome shotgun sequence. It encodes these proteins:
- the trmt1l gene encoding TRMT1-like protein; the encoded protein is MAELKEADAAQLHQEDVDIKRGDGAAAPSVGDQAAEHAGQAEAAAASDAKPLTTTTERHISIQTKLEGLEVLVDLNGAGRKSCPLCPEEKFKACYSHKLRRHLQNLHWKVYVEFEGQRMCICHLPCRNLKPGLNGDQASGRHVAHYHCVVCSVTIARKTDMISHLKRHVNKGETEASYCGSPDVPFEEPAPSGQAYEIMKELGTNVQLLPNHTTPQKSDTYFNRKMKTNRQLVFCSLAVLAEERNPLECLDAFGATGIMGLQWAKHLRNAVKVTITDISDTCIKMIKENCELNHIRVDGGPRGSRGPRGPDGVGSEAEGAPIATVEVVKMDANVTMHLWPFDYIHLDPFGTAVTYLDAAFRNVRNLGIISVTSTDTGSLYSKSPNVTLRHYGCHIVRTEYYRELAARMVVATMARAAARCNKGIEVLLAVALEHFVLVVVRVLRGPTQADETAKKLRKLVHCQWCEERVFLKLGNMVDETLPCNCHGSLPGKTAVQLGPLWSGPLFNTGFLRRMLSAAVQHSMDDIQTLVKNLICESDCTTLKSLVHGPSALTNQVECGVVIKTLQSGGESGAAELSVKRKSGEELGNVVKKIKSDGSLDHPPFYYSIHRHSIRGMNMPKLNKFLQYLTEAGFRVSRTHFDPTGVRTDATLEQFKTVLTKYSVPTYTNVPATQTSVSTEKIA